A stretch of the Malus domestica chromosome 08, GDT2T_hap1 genome encodes the following:
- the LOC103428793 gene encoding cytochrome P450 81Q32-like, giving the protein MKKMEEQSPFFWYTTTGIIIIFLTFLTKFKPKHKFTSLPPSPPSLPIIGHLHLLKHPVHRTLHSLSSKLGKILLLKWGSRAVLLVSSPSAAEECYTKHDVAFANRPSLLAGKHFHYNFTTVAAASYGDHWRNLRRVMTLEFFSSSRLAAFAAVRRGEVRLLLNQIMKKSKVELKSKFTELAFNVMTMTVVGKRYFGEDVADDEEAKNFREVMREAVHLSAATNLGDFLPVLQWMDATGLEKKMVRLMKKMDGFLQSLIEERRGILAAGFETNGAELKKLMIDNFLALQQTDPQLYTDEIVKGIILVLLVAGTDTTSTTLEWAMALLLNHPGAMAKLRAEIDTKTGSDHRLLEEQDLPNLNYLQNVINETYRLYPSFPILVPHENSEDCVVGGFDVPHHTMLVINAWAIHRNPEIWEDPEKFKPERFEGWSGEGSEGYKLIPFGAGRRRCPGASLANKLVGLALGSLVQSFEWERIGEEEVDMSEGLGLTMPRVKPLEAICKPRPIMLSSM; this is encoded by the exons atgaaaaaaatggaagaaCAATCACCCTTCTTCTGGTACACTACTACAGgtatcatcatcatcttcctcaCCTTCCTCAccaaatttaaaccaaaacacAAATTTACGAGTCTGCCCCCATCCCCGCCGTCTCTTCCAATCATCGGCCACCTTCACCTTCTAAAACATCCAGTCCACCGAACCCTCCACTCCCTTTCTTCAAAGTTGGGTAAAATCCTCCTCCTCAAATGGGGTTCGCGCGCAGTCCTCCTAGTCTCCTCCCCTTCCGCCGCTGAAGAATGCTACACCAAGCACGACGTTGCCTTCGCCAACCGTCCAAGCCTGCTCGCCGGCAAACACTTCCACTACAACTTCACAACCGTCGCGGCGGCATCCTACGGCGACCATTGGCGTAACCTCCGCCGCGTCATGACTCTGGAGTTCTTCTCCTCCTCCCGCCTTGCGGCGTTTGCAGCCGTCCGGCGAGGAGAAGTCCGTCTCTTACTGAACCAGATCATGAAGAAGTCAAAGGTCGAACTCAAGTCCAAATTTACGGAGCTTGCGTTCAACGTGATGACGATGACGGTGGTGGGGAAGCGGTACTTCGGCGAAGACGTGGCAGACGATGAGGAGGCGAAGAATTTCCGGGAGGTTATGAGGGAGGCCGTGCACCTATCGGCGGCGACGAATTTGGGAGATTTTTTGCCGGTTTTGCAGTGGATGGATGCGACGGGTTTGGAGAAGAAGATGGTGAGGCTGATGAAAAAGATGGACGGCTTCTTGCAGAGTTTGATTGAGGAGCGCCGTGGGATTTTGGCGGCGGGTTTTGAAACGAACGGCGCAGAATTGAAGAAGTTGATGATCGACAACTTTTTGGCGTTGCAACAAACAGATCCCCAATTATATACCGATGAAATCGTCAAGGGAATCATTTTG GTGTTGCTGGTAGCTGGGACAGACACAACATCAACAACCCTAGAATGGGCAATGGCACTATTGCTAAACCATCCGGGTGCAATGGCGAAATTAAGAGCCGAGATAGATACCAAGACTGGATCTGATCATCGTCTGTTGGAAGAGCAAGACTTGCCAAACCTGAACTACTTGCAAAATGTGATCAACGAAACGTATCGTTTGTACCCTTCATTTCCAATTCTAGTGCCTCATGAAAACTCAGAGGACTGTGTGGTAGGGGGGTTCGACGTGCCGCATCACACAATGCTCGTGATCAATGCATGGGCTATCCACAGGAACCCTGAGATATGGGAGGACCCCGAAAAGTTTAAGCCGGAGAGGTTTGAAGGGTGGAGTGGTGAGGGGTCCGAAGGGTATAAGCTGATCCCATTTGGGGCTGGAAGGCGACGGTGTCCTGGGGCCAGCCTCGCGAACAAGTTGGTTGGGTTGGCGCTGGGAAGCTTGGTTCAGTCGTTTGAGTGGGAGAGGATTGGTGAAGAGGAGGTGGACATGAGTGAGGGTTTGGGGCTTACCATGCCAAGGGTCAAGCCCTTGGAGGCTATTTGCAAGCCACGCCCAATCATGCTATCTTCCATGTAA